Proteins from a single region of Xiphophorus maculatus strain JP 163 A chromosome 22, X_maculatus-5.0-male, whole genome shotgun sequence:
- the LOC102219127 gene encoding cytochrome c oxidase assembly protein COX15 homolog produces the protein MLLSKLRTTIFCGCRYAGKGFQQNSHQRPQLRQWLVRRNRSSITVEAGPPSTPAAVSVPNAATNRTVGRWLLGCSGLVVGAVVLGGVTRLTESGLSMVDWHLVREMKPPQSEAEWEAEFSKYKQFPEFKILNHEMNLPEFKFIFYMEWGHRMWGRLVGLAYILPAAYFWKKGYFTRSMKGKVLGLCGFVFFQGLLGWYMVKSGLEEKSESHDVPRVSQYRLCAHLGSALVLYCASLWTGFTLMLPANKMADSKRLMQLRRFAKGTGGLVFLTALSGAFVAGLDAGLVYNSFPKMADKWIPDDILAFSPALKNIFENPTTVQFDHRILGIGSLTAITGLYLFSRRMMLPRRAKIAIGLLAAMAYTQVALGISTLLLYVPTPLAATHQSGSVALLTFAIWVLAELRKMPK, from the exons atgcTACTCTCAAAGTTACGGACTACGATATTTTGTGGTTGCAGATATGCTGGGAAGGGTTTTCAACAGAACAGC CATCAGCGTCCACAGCTGCGACAATGGCTTGTGAGGAGAAACCGGAGCTCCATCACTGTAGAAGCAGGGCCGCCCTCCACCCCAGCGGCAGTATCTGTACCCAACGCAGCAACAAACCGCACAGTGGGTCGCTGGTTGCTCGGCTGCAGTGGGCTCGTGGTTGGGGCGGTGGTCTTGGGTGGTGTCACAAG GCTAACAGAGTCTGGACTCTCAATGGTTGACTGGCATCTGGTGAGAGAGATGAAACCACCTCAGTCTGAGGCCGAGTGGGAGGCTGAGTTTTCCAAGTACAAACAGTTTCCAGAGTTCAAAAT ccttAACCATGAGATGAATCTGCCTGAGTTCAAGTTCATCTTCTACATGGAGTGGGGTCATCGCATGTGGGGCAGGCTTGTTGGACTAGCATACATCCTGCCTGCCGCGTACTTCTGGAAAAAAGGATACTTCACACGTTCCATGAAGGGAAAAGTGCTGGGGCTGTGTGGATTTGTGTTCTTTCAG GGCCTTCTGGGCTGGTACATGGTAAAAAGTGGGCTGGAGGAAAAGTCTGAATCTCACGATGTCCCGCGGGTCAGCCAGTACCGTCTGTGTGCTCATCTGGGTTCTGCCCTGGTGCTCTACTGTGCTAGTCTCTGGACTGGGTTTACTCTGATGCTGCCTGCAAATAAG ATGGCAGACTCTAAACGTCTCATGCAGCTCAGAAGGTTTGCAAAGGGAACGGGTGGACTGGTCTTCCTAACTGCTCTCTCAG gtGCCTTTGTTGCTGGTTTGGATGCTGGCCTGGTGTATAACTCATTCCCTAAGATGGCAGATAAATGGATTCCTGATGACATATTGGCCTTCTCTCCAGCGCTTAAGAACATCTTTGAAAATCCCACCACAGTGCAGTTTGACCACAGAATTTTG gGGATTGGCTCTCTGACAGCAATCACCGGCCTTTATCTGTTCTCTAGGAGGATGATGCTACCCAGAAGGGCCAAGATCGCCATCGGTCTGCTTGCAGCAATGGCTTATACACAG GTAGCACTCGGTATCAGCACACTTCTACTTTATGTACCTACTCCATTGGCAGCAACTCACCAGTCTGGATCCGTCGCTCTTCTGACTTTTGCCATTTGGGTTCTGGCTGAACTTCGTAAAATGCCAAAGTAA
- the cutc gene encoding copper homeostasis protein cutC homolog isoform X1 — protein sequence MERKWEDIFFYLSQRSFPEEFRKAQKQNLRRYAAKFTLKEEELYFGNRKVVKTKEEAKELFKEFHISPTGSHMGIVKTRSAMCTKFYWHGMSVDVDKWVAECDNCQRVGRPLAYGRKRKYVKRSLVLKFIMAQSILLEVCVDSVESAVNAERGGAGRLELCSSLIEGGLTPSLGLLQVVKQYIKIPIYVMIRPRGGDFLYSDQEVEVMKKDIELMKTQGADGVVVGALTETGGVDAGLCMELIAAARPLPVTFHRAFDMAYDPAVALETLISLGFERVLTSGCDSSALEGLPVIKRLIDQAKGRIIVMPGGGITERNLQRILEGSGAEEFHCSARSSRDSAMKFRNTCVTMGATMSAPEYGLKVADASKVRSLNAIAKNTL from the exons ATGGAAAGAAAGTGGGAAGACATTTTCTTCTATCTTTCCCAACGATCCTTCCCAGAGGAGTTTCGGAAAGCTCAGAAGCAAAACCTCAGGAGATATGCCGCCAAATTTACATTGAAGG agGAAGAACTTTACTTTGGAAACAGAAAGGTTGTTAAGACCAAGGAGGAGGCAAAGGAACTTTTTAAAGAGTTTCACATTTCTCCAACTGGTTCTCACATGGGAATTGTGAAAACGAGGTCGGCTATGTGCACCAAGTTTTACTGGCATGGCATGTCTGTGGATGTGGACAAATGG GTTGCAGAGTGTGATAACTGCCAAAGGGTTGGCAGACCTTTGGCTTATGGTCGGAAACGCAAATATGTTAAG CGTTCCCTTGTCCTGAAATTCATAATGGCACAGAGCATTTTATTGGAGGTGTGCGTGGATTCCGTGGAGTCTGCTGTCAATGCTGAGCGAGGAG gTGCTGGTCGACTGGAGTTGTGTTCAAGTCTTATAGAGGGAGGTCTCACTCCCAGTCTCG gtcTTCTACAGGTGGTAAAGCAGTATATCAAAATTCCGATCTACGTAATGATACGGCCTCGAGGTGGGGACTTCCTTTATTCTGACCAAGAAGTGGAGGTGATGAAGAAGGACATCGAGCTGATGAAGACGCAGGGAGCAGATGGTGTAGTGGTAGGCGCCTTGACAGAGACCGGAGGGGTGGATGCAGGTCTCTGCATGGAGCTGATAG CTGCTGCTCGTCCTCTGCCTGTGACCTTCCATCGAG CTTTTGACATGGCCTATGACCCAGCAGTTGCTCTGGAGACTCTGATATCGTTAGGATTCGAGAGGGTGCTGACGAGTGGCTGCGACAGCTCGGCTTTGGAGGGGCTGCCCGTTATTAAACGGCTCATTGATCAA GCCAAAGGGAGGATAATTGTAATGCCAG GTGGTGGTATTACAGAGAGGAACCTGCAGAGAATACTGGAGGGTTCTGGAGCTGAGGAGTTTCACTGCTCGGCTCGTTCCAGCAGAGACTCGGCAATGAAATTCAG GAACACCTGTGTAACAATGGGAGCTACGATGTCAGCGCCTGAGTACGGCCTGAAGGTGGCAGATGCCAGCAAAGTCCGGAGTCTGAACGCAATTGCCAAAAATACCTTGTGA
- the cutc gene encoding copper homeostasis protein cutC homolog isoform X2 codes for MERKWEDIFFYLSQRSFPEEFRKAQKQNLRRYAAKFTLKEEELYFGNRKVVKTKEEAKELFKEFHISPTGSHMGIVKTRSAMCTKFYWHGMSVDVDKWVAECDNCQRVGRPLAYGRKRKYVKRSLVLKFIMAQSILLEVCVDSVESAVNAERGGAGRLELCSSLIEGGLTPSLGLLQVVKQYIKIPIYVMIRPRGGDFLYSDQEVEVMKKDIELMKTQGADGVVVGALTETGGVDAGLCMELIAAARPLPVTFHRAFDMAYDPAVALETLISLGFERVLTSGCDSSALEGLPVIKRLIDQSMFNNGCVVRVILTLLSALNRPKGG; via the exons ATGGAAAGAAAGTGGGAAGACATTTTCTTCTATCTTTCCCAACGATCCTTCCCAGAGGAGTTTCGGAAAGCTCAGAAGCAAAACCTCAGGAGATATGCCGCCAAATTTACATTGAAGG agGAAGAACTTTACTTTGGAAACAGAAAGGTTGTTAAGACCAAGGAGGAGGCAAAGGAACTTTTTAAAGAGTTTCACATTTCTCCAACTGGTTCTCACATGGGAATTGTGAAAACGAGGTCGGCTATGTGCACCAAGTTTTACTGGCATGGCATGTCTGTGGATGTGGACAAATGG GTTGCAGAGTGTGATAACTGCCAAAGGGTTGGCAGACCTTTGGCTTATGGTCGGAAACGCAAATATGTTAAG CGTTCCCTTGTCCTGAAATTCATAATGGCACAGAGCATTTTATTGGAGGTGTGCGTGGATTCCGTGGAGTCTGCTGTCAATGCTGAGCGAGGAG gTGCTGGTCGACTGGAGTTGTGTTCAAGTCTTATAGAGGGAGGTCTCACTCCCAGTCTCG gtcTTCTACAGGTGGTAAAGCAGTATATCAAAATTCCGATCTACGTAATGATACGGCCTCGAGGTGGGGACTTCCTTTATTCTGACCAAGAAGTGGAGGTGATGAAGAAGGACATCGAGCTGATGAAGACGCAGGGAGCAGATGGTGTAGTGGTAGGCGCCTTGACAGAGACCGGAGGGGTGGATGCAGGTCTCTGCATGGAGCTGATAG CTGCTGCTCGTCCTCTGCCTGTGACCTTCCATCGAG CTTTTGACATGGCCTATGACCCAGCAGTTGCTCTGGAGACTCTGATATCGTTAGGATTCGAGAGGGTGCTGACGAGTGGCTGCGACAGCTCGGCTTTGGAGGGGCTGCCCGTTATTAAACGGCTCATTGATCAA tcaatgTTCAACAATGGCTGTGTTGTTAGAGTCATTCTGACTTTGCTATCTGCTCTTAACAGGCCAAAGGGAGGATAA
- the cutc gene encoding copper homeostasis protein cutC homolog isoform X3: MAQSILLEVCVDSVESAVNAERGGAGRLELCSSLIEGGLTPSLGLLQVVKQYIKIPIYVMIRPRGGDFLYSDQEVEVMKKDIELMKTQGADGVVVGALTETGGVDAGLCMELIAAARPLPVTFHRAFDMAYDPAVALETLISLGFERVLTSGCDSSALEGLPVIKRLIDQAKGRIIVMPGGGITERNLQRILEGSGAEEFHCSARSSRDSAMKFRNTCVTMGATMSAPEYGLKVADASKVRSLNAIAKNTL; encoded by the exons ATGGCACAGAGCATTTTATTGGAGGTGTGCGTGGATTCCGTGGAGTCTGCTGTCAATGCTGAGCGAGGAG gTGCTGGTCGACTGGAGTTGTGTTCAAGTCTTATAGAGGGAGGTCTCACTCCCAGTCTCG gtcTTCTACAGGTGGTAAAGCAGTATATCAAAATTCCGATCTACGTAATGATACGGCCTCGAGGTGGGGACTTCCTTTATTCTGACCAAGAAGTGGAGGTGATGAAGAAGGACATCGAGCTGATGAAGACGCAGGGAGCAGATGGTGTAGTGGTAGGCGCCTTGACAGAGACCGGAGGGGTGGATGCAGGTCTCTGCATGGAGCTGATAG CTGCTGCTCGTCCTCTGCCTGTGACCTTCCATCGAG CTTTTGACATGGCCTATGACCCAGCAGTTGCTCTGGAGACTCTGATATCGTTAGGATTCGAGAGGGTGCTGACGAGTGGCTGCGACAGCTCGGCTTTGGAGGGGCTGCCCGTTATTAAACGGCTCATTGATCAA GCCAAAGGGAGGATAATTGTAATGCCAG GTGGTGGTATTACAGAGAGGAACCTGCAGAGAATACTGGAGGGTTCTGGAGCTGAGGAGTTTCACTGCTCGGCTCGTTCCAGCAGAGACTCGGCAATGAAATTCAG GAACACCTGTGTAACAATGGGAGCTACGATGTCAGCGCCTGAGTACGGCCTGAAGGTGGCAGATGCCAGCAAAGTCCGGAGTCTGAACGCAATTGCCAAAAATACCTTGTGA